A part of Dehalogenimonas sp. W genomic DNA contains:
- a CDS encoding dihydroorotate dehydrogenase has translation MPNLSVELLPGLKLKNPVIAASGTAGYGDEPDRLYDIADLGAFICKGTTLKPRAGNPQPRIMETPYGMLNAIGLQNPGVEAVIEKYSPLWRQWPTPVIVNIAADSVEEYASLARRLDGIPGIAALEINISCPNVKAGCLEFGSTPESAATVTAAVKQAVSLPIIIKLTPNTADIAALARAVEKAGADAVSLINTLRGMAISVKNRKPVLGNITGGLSGPAIKPVALAMVWQVAGAVSIPIIGGGGIMSAEDALEFIMAGASAVEVGTAALVNPQAPLDIINGLDAYLRQHNLNDLACLTGAAR, from the coding sequence ATGCCCAACCTTTCCGTAGAACTGCTCCCCGGTCTTAAACTGAAAAACCCTGTCATTGCCGCTTCGGGTACTGCCGGTTACGGTGATGAACCGGACCGCCTGTATGACATCGCCGACCTCGGCGCTTTCATCTGTAAAGGCACCACCCTGAAGCCCCGCGCCGGCAACCCCCAGCCCCGCATCATGGAAACGCCTTATGGCATGCTTAACGCCATCGGCCTGCAAAACCCCGGGGTTGAGGCGGTTATTGAAAAATACAGCCCTCTGTGGCGACAATGGCCGACCCCGGTCATCGTCAATATCGCCGCGGATTCGGTGGAAGAATATGCGTCGCTCGCCCGCCGTCTTGACGGTATACCCGGTATCGCCGCGTTAGAGATTAATATTTCCTGCCCTAACGTTAAAGCGGGTTGTCTGGAGTTCGGCTCCACGCCGGAATCCGCTGCGACAGTGACTGCCGCCGTTAAACAAGCGGTATCCCTGCCGATTATCATCAAACTCACTCCCAACACCGCCGATATCGCCGCGCTGGCACGGGCGGTGGAAAAAGCCGGCGCTGATGCCGTATCACTGATTAACACCCTGCGGGGTATGGCCATAAGCGTCAAAAACCGCAAGCCGGTGCTGGGCAATATCACCGGTGGGCTCTCCGGTCCGGCCATCAAACCGGTAGCCCTGGCCATGGTCTGGCAGGTCGCCGGAGCGGTGTCCATCCCCATCATCGGCGGCGGGGGCATCATGTCGGCCGAAGACGCGCTGGAGTTCATCATGGCCGGCGCCTCAGCGGTCGAGGTCGGTACCGCGGCCCTGGTCAACCCCCAGGCACCGCTGGACATTATTAATGGATTAGACGCCTATCTGAGGCAGCACAACCTGAACGACCTGGCTTGCCTGACCGGCGCAGCGAGGTAA
- a CDS encoding metal ABC transporter permease, with product MFDALIAPFSDNLFMTQALTAGILVSVACAVAGTFMVLRGLAFIGDALAHGVLPGIALAVIMGFSGIIGAAIGAAVMIGGVSLITRRSRLSSDTAIGLLFVGMLALGVVIVSQSSSFSGDLTRILFGELLGTSWSDILLQFIATLIIALVAFIFARGFLLLAFDPEQAQVAGFSSGLYHNIMLIMIAATIIISFQTVGTLLVFGLLIAPAGAGALIARRIGAMMAWAALFGSLSMYIGLLLSYHFNLAAGASVILVATLIFFTVFIVKNLKPRAALPETGGHDG from the coding sequence ATGTTTGACGCCCTGATTGCCCCTTTTTCCGATAATCTTTTCATGACCCAGGCGCTGACAGCCGGAATACTGGTGTCAGTGGCCTGCGCCGTTGCCGGAACATTTATGGTGTTGCGGGGATTGGCCTTTATCGGCGATGCCCTGGCTCACGGCGTATTGCCCGGTATCGCTCTGGCGGTGATTATGGGTTTTTCAGGCATTATCGGTGCCGCCATCGGTGCTGCGGTAATGATTGGCGGCGTCAGCCTGATTACCCGCCGTTCCCGCCTGTCGTCGGATACCGCTATCGGGCTGCTATTCGTCGGGATGCTGGCGCTGGGCGTGGTAATCGTCTCCCAATCAAGCTCTTTTTCCGGTGACCTGACCCGCATCCTCTTTGGCGAATTACTGGGGACATCATGGAGTGATATTCTGCTTCAATTTATCGCCACTTTAATTATCGCCCTTGTCGCCTTTATTTTCGCCCGGGGCTTCCTGTTGCTGGCTTTTGATCCGGAACAGGCTCAGGTGGCTGGTTTTTCGTCCGGGCTCTATCACAATATCATGCTGATAATGATTGCCGCGACCATCATCATCTCTTTCCAGACCGTGGGCACGCTGCTGGTTTTCGGCCTGTTGATAGCGCCGGCGGGGGCCGGTGCGCTGATTGCCCGACGCATCGGGGCCATGATGGCCTGGGCCGCGCTGTTCGGCTCGCTGTCAATGTATATCGGCCTGCTATTAAGTTACCACTTTAATCTGGCCGCCGGCGCCTCAGTTATTCTGGTGGCTACCCTGATATTCTTTACCGTTTTTATCGTTAAGAATCTTAAACCGCGCGCCGCACTGCCGGAAACCGGAGGGCATGATGGCTGA
- a CDS encoding MBL fold metallo-hydrolase, with the protein MEIKYLGHSCFRIKGKNTTVITDPFSPDTGLTLGKQTANIVTVSHQHAGHNHTEGVGGTPRIVSRPGEYEIGDAIIIGQAAFHDAEKGLIRGKNVVFVVAMDELTICHLGDLGTPLKESEIEELGKVDILMVPVGDMSALNAAAAARLVRQIEPAIVIPMHYQLPDNNRELEPVGRFLSEMGTEGIVPQAKLTITRSNLPLTTQVIVLEV; encoded by the coding sequence ATGGAAATTAAATATCTCGGACATTCATGCTTCCGCATCAAGGGCAAAAATACCACGGTCATTACCGACCCGTTTTCGCCGGATACCGGACTAACGCTGGGGAAACAGACGGCTAATATTGTTACCGTCAGTCATCAGCATGCCGGGCATAATCATACCGAAGGTGTCGGCGGGACGCCGCGGATTGTCAGCCGGCCGGGTGAATACGAGATCGGAGACGCTATCATCATCGGCCAGGCTGCCTTCCATGATGCCGAAAAAGGGCTCATCCGTGGCAAGAATGTGGTCTTTGTGGTGGCGATGGATGAATTGACTATCTGTCATCTCGGCGACCTGGGGACGCCGCTCAAGGAGAGCGAAATAGAGGAACTGGGCAAGGTTGATATTCTGATGGTGCCGGTGGGTGACATGAGCGCGCTCAATGCCGCCGCCGCCGCCCGGCTGGTGCGCCAGATTGAGCCAGCTATCGTTATCCCCATGCACTACCAACTCCCTGACAACAACCGGGAACTGGAGCCGGTAGGGCGTTTTCTATCTGAAATGGGTACCGAAGGTATTGTGCCCCAGGCTAAACTGACGATCACGCGCAGCAATCTGCCGCTGACGACCCAGGTGATAGTCTTGGAAGTATAA
- a CDS encoding metal ABC transporter ATP-binding protein, with the protein MADSAVIAASSLNIGYEGVSVVADINFGLNSGQGIALIGTNGSGKSTLLKTIAGLLPPLSGEINVFNSRPGRQPKRIAYLGQFHASGFVLPLRAVDVVRMGRFPHRGLLGQFTGDDEARVQDAMKVMGVTGLADAPLRSLSGGQQQRIYLAQVLAHHADLLILDEPTSGLDAGGRELYLQAARDELCRGAAVVVATHDIHEEASLCHQVMLMAHRVVALGPPAEVITTQSLMDTFGIAIDPNQKPITILECGHSHDHERK; encoded by the coding sequence ATGGCTGATTCAGCAGTAATTGCCGCCAGTAGCCTCAATATCGGTTACGAAGGCGTTTCGGTCGTAGCAGATATTAATTTTGGGCTCAATTCCGGTCAGGGAATCGCCCTCATCGGCACCAACGGCTCAGGCAAATCCACCCTGTTGAAAACCATCGCCGGATTACTGCCGCCGCTATCAGGCGAGATAAATGTTTTCAACTCCCGGCCGGGACGTCAGCCCAAACGCATCGCTTATTTGGGACAGTTTCACGCCTCCGGGTTTGTCCTGCCGCTGCGGGCGGTTGACGTAGTGCGCATGGGTCGCTTTCCGCATCGTGGTCTACTTGGTCAATTTACCGGAGATGATGAAGCCCGCGTTCAGGACGCCATGAAAGTTATGGGAGTCACCGGACTCGCTGATGCCCCGTTGCGTTCGCTTTCCGGCGGCCAGCAACAGCGCATCTATCTGGCCCAGGTACTGGCGCACCATGCCGACCTGCTGATTCTGGATGAGCCGACTTCCGGGCTTGATGCCGGCGGCCGGGAACTCTACCTTCAAGCCGCTCGGGATGAACTCTGTCGCGGCGCTGCCGTAGTGGTGGCCACCCATGACATCCATGAAGAGGCCTCGCTCTGCCATCAGGTCATGCTGATGGCGCACCGGGTGGTAGCCCTGGGCCCGCCGGCTGAAGTCATCACCACCCAGTCACTCATGGACACCTTTGGTATAGCTATTGACCCTAACCAGAAACCCATCACAATTCTGGAATGTGGTCACAGTCACGATCACGAACGAAAATAG
- the lgt gene encoding prolipoprotein diacylglyceryl transferase has protein sequence MAFELGPLTIHVYGIVLALGALAGVIIAYIETKRRGLNLDHLFNMALIVLPMGVIGARAYHVIDQWGYYSQNPGQIIGGAGLGIFGALIGGVAGLLIYTTWRRLNPLPWLDSIAPGVILAQSVGRWGNYFNQELYGYPTDVPWGIFIDPVNRLPGFEQYTHFHPMFLYESLWNLSGFAFLMIIGRKWADKLKTGDIFILYLIYYGIGRFILEGFKIDVWTVGGIPTARWITGAAVIIGVAVLWYRHRKQPDAVVGEDHGPQDSH, from the coding sequence ATGGCATTTGAACTCGGCCCTTTAACTATCCATGTCTACGGCATCGTGCTGGCGCTGGGCGCGCTGGCCGGCGTAATAATCGCCTATATTGAGACTAAACGTCGCGGCCTGAATCTGGACCATTTGTTTAACATGGCCCTTATCGTGCTGCCGATGGGTGTTATCGGCGCCCGGGCTTACCATGTCATTGACCAATGGGGCTACTACTCACAAAATCCCGGTCAGATTATCGGCGGCGCCGGCCTGGGTATCTTCGGTGCCCTCATTGGCGGCGTAGCCGGCTTGTTGATATATACCACCTGGCGGCGGCTCAACCCCCTGCCGTGGCTGGATTCCATCGCCCCCGGCGTCATCCTGGCCCAGTCTGTCGGCCGCTGGGGCAATTATTTCAATCAGGAACTCTACGGTTACCCTACCGACGTCCCCTGGGGCATTTTTATTGATCCCGTTAATCGTCTGCCGGGGTTTGAGCAATACACCCACTTCCACCCGATGTTCCTGTACGAATCGCTTTGGAATCTGTCCGGGTTCGCCTTCCTGATGATTATCGGACGAAAATGGGCCGACAAATTAAAAACCGGCGATATCTTCATCCTGTATTTAATCTATTACGGCATCGGACGTTTCATTCTGGAAGGTTTTAAGATTGATGTCTGGACCGTCGGCGGCATTCCCACCGCACGCTGGATTACCGGCGCGGCGGTCATCATCGGCGTCGCCGTCCTGTGGTACCGGCACCGAAAACAACCAGACGCCGTCGTGGGAGAAGACCATGGACCACAAGACAGCCATTGA
- a CDS encoding MFS transporter: MTDAAENSNRAVRRATLAAAVLASFLTPFMGSSVNIALPVIGREFGLDAITLGWVATTYILAAAVFLLPFGRLADIKGRRRIFISGLVLYTLVSVAIGFSQNGAQLIGLRAAQGISAALLFGTGIAILTSVYPPAERGRVLGINAAAVYIGLSLGPTAGGLLTSSFGWRSIFFVTAAIALVALFFIVTRLKTEWQEASNERFDLKGAVVYGLSLTTLMLGFSELPDTTGFILTVIGIVGMAGFIALEGHTPHPILSLNLFRYNTVFALSNAATLINYAATFATGFLLSLYLQFVKGFSPAEAGLILVAQPILMAFISPYAGRLADRFDPRTLATIGMGLSTAGLAMLVFISENTAMLYLIAALIILGTGFGFFSSPNSSAVMGAVPRRQYGIASATLSTMRLVGQMFSLGIVMLLFALIIGRVQISPEVHVELVSSLRVAFAMFTGLCLVGVFASWPRGNKFSQNNS; this comes from the coding sequence TTGACTGACGCCGCCGAGAACTCAAATCGCGCCGTGCGGCGGGCGACCCTGGCGGCCGCCGTTCTAGCTTCCTTCCTGACACCGTTCATGGGGTCTTCGGTCAATATCGCCCTGCCGGTTATCGGCCGGGAATTCGGTCTGGATGCAATCACCCTGGGCTGGGTCGCCACGACCTATATCCTGGCCGCAGCGGTATTCCTTCTGCCTTTCGGCCGTCTGGCCGATATCAAAGGCCGCCGCCGTATTTTCATCTCCGGGCTGGTGCTTTACACCCTGGTTTCCGTTGCCATCGGCTTCAGCCAAAACGGAGCCCAGCTCATTGGCCTGCGGGCCGCTCAGGGCATCAGCGCGGCACTGCTGTTCGGCACCGGCATCGCCATCCTGACCTCTGTCTATCCGCCCGCGGAGCGCGGCCGGGTATTGGGCATCAACGCCGCCGCCGTCTATATCGGCCTGTCACTGGGACCAACCGCCGGCGGCCTGCTGACCTCATCCTTCGGCTGGCGCAGTATCTTTTTCGTTACCGCCGCCATCGCCCTGGTGGCGCTGTTTTTCATCGTTACCCGGCTGAAAACCGAATGGCAGGAAGCCAGCAACGAGCGATTTGACCTGAAAGGCGCTGTGGTATACGGCTTGAGCCTGACAACACTGATGCTGGGCTTTTCAGAGTTACCGGATACCACCGGCTTCATCCTGACCGTTATCGGTATCGTAGGCATGGCGGGATTTATCGCTCTGGAAGGGCACACCCCGCACCCGATTCTCTCACTGAATCTATTCCGCTATAACACCGTGTTTGCCCTGTCCAATGCCGCCACCCTCATCAATTACGCCGCCACCTTCGCCACAGGGTTTTTGCTGTCGCTTTATCTCCAGTTCGTCAAGGGTTTTTCACCGGCAGAAGCCGGCCTGATTTTAGTGGCCCAGCCCATCCTGATGGCCTTTATTTCACCCTACGCCGGCCGGCTGGCTGACCGTTTTGATCCCCGAACATTAGCGACCATCGGCATGGGTTTATCAACGGCAGGTCTGGCGATGCTGGTCTTCATCAGCGAAAACACCGCCATGCTTTATCTGATTGCCGCTTTAATCATCCTGGGTACCGGTTTCGGGTTCTTCTCCTCCCCCAACTCCTCGGCCGTCATGGGCGCTGTACCCCGGCGTCAGTACGGCATCGCTTCAGCCACACTGTCCACCATGCGCCTGGTGGGTCAGATGTTTTCCCTCGGTATCGTGATGCTGCTCTTTGCCCTGATTATCGGTCGGGTCCAGATTTCACCGGAAGTCCACGTTGAGCTGGTATCCAGTCTGCGGGTAGCCTTCGCCATGTTCACCGGTTTATGTCTGGTCGGTGTATTCGCCTCCTGGCCCCGCGGCAATAAGTTTTCTCAAAACAACTCTTAG
- a CDS encoding metal ABC transporter substrate-binding protein, with product MKRPSILAALALLLVSSSTLVVGCKAVSEQSIVVTHSILGAVVKELVGNTANVTILMPDGADPHDWEPSARDIEKLNKAALIVWNGLHLEVSIESAVAKAAAGGVRLFTAADHIEIRYVGEGELNEEAQETGAADPHFWLDPLAVKSVATALAPVIQATLGVNTAVAARSLESRLDSLHAEIENLVSGVAPADRKLVTGHDSMGYFARRYGFEIIGSVVPNLSSQAAISASDIAALVTQIKISGVKAIFTETGTSPSVVQQISAATGIKVMELAPTRLPADGSYFTFMSDLTTKVVDGLQ from the coding sequence ATGAAAAGACCGTCGATATTGGCAGCACTCGCGCTCCTGCTGGTCAGCAGTTCAACACTGGTGGTCGGCTGCAAAGCTGTCAGCGAACAATCCATCGTTGTTACCCATTCAATCCTGGGAGCGGTTGTCAAAGAACTGGTCGGTAATACCGCCAATGTGACCATTCTGATGCCTGACGGGGCCGACCCCCATGACTGGGAGCCATCGGCTCGGGATATTGAGAAGCTGAACAAGGCCGCCCTTATCGTCTGGAACGGACTTCACCTGGAAGTCAGCATTGAATCGGCCGTGGCCAAGGCCGCAGCCGGGGGCGTGCGCCTTTTCACTGCCGCCGATCATATTGAAATCCGGTATGTTGGTGAAGGCGAGCTGAACGAGGAAGCACAGGAAACCGGGGCTGCCGATCCCCATTTCTGGCTGGACCCACTGGCTGTAAAAAGCGTCGCCACTGCTCTGGCTCCGGTTATACAAGCCACTCTGGGCGTGAACACCGCAGTCGCCGCCCGCAGTTTGGAAAGCCGTCTGGACAGCCTCCACGCTGAAATAGAAAACCTGGTCAGCGGCGTCGCCCCTGCCGACCGTAAATTGGTTACCGGACACGATTCAATGGGCTATTTTGCCCGACGCTACGGCTTTGAAATCATCGGCTCAGTAGTACCTAATCTGTCCTCTCAGGCGGCGATATCCGCCTCAGACATCGCCGCTCTGGTCACTCAGATCAAGATTTCCGGCGTTAAAGCCATTTTTACCGAAACCGGCACTTCACCCTCCGTAGTGCAGCAAATATCGGCCGCCACCGGCATCAAGGTAATGGAACTGGCACCCACCCGGTTACCTGCGGACGGTTCATACTTCACCTTTATGTCAGATTTGACCACCAAGGTCGTTGACGGGTTACAATAA
- a CDS encoding reductive dehalogenase: MSNFHSTVSRRDFMKALGFAGAGLGVTSLVAPKFNDLDEMIQAGSFNRPWWVKTVDKTTNEVDWTQYKRFREGDTMRGSAGTYMPTYISVEDQNARKDKKAEIEAGYNAQDKAGYSLADKAFTSNVNRGSVSNTFIGPNTSTPESLGIPRWNGTPEENAALLRTAMRFFGSMSVGFTQMDPATTFKLTYSWGPNNRQQLVWEDVDAPYETTDKQVHPNDCMNVITQSNMESQDLFKYNPTWLMAQIRYGRAANIQERTQGFVRTLGYWCLAKGHNDTGNACGFGGVSGLGEMGRMNRMITPEYGPTVGIFRYYTNMPLPNDKPIDAGMRRFCYTCKLCADHCGEGALSHETNPTWDTVGPWNNPGHEAWFEDSRKCRAWKMDADSCVAGRCLGVCTFTKYTDAIVHETVKAVSSTTSVFNGFFRQMDELMGYGLRDPDEFWTTAQPIGGLRSDVAQKYH; the protein is encoded by the coding sequence ATGTCTAATTTTCACAGTACTGTTTCCCGCCGGGATTTCATGAAAGCCCTCGGCTTTGCCGGGGCCGGCCTCGGCGTCACTTCCCTTGTCGCCCCCAAATTCAATGACCTTGATGAAATGATCCAGGCCGGCTCTTTCAATCGCCCCTGGTGGGTCAAAACCGTTGACAAGACCACCAACGAAGTTGACTGGACCCAGTACAAACGCTTCCGCGAAGGCGACACCATGCGCGGCAGTGCCGGCACCTATATGCCTACCTATATCTCAGTAGAAGACCAGAACGCCCGCAAGGATAAAAAGGCCGAGATTGAAGCAGGTTACAACGCGCAGGACAAGGCCGGTTATTCTCTTGCTGATAAAGCATTTACAAGTAACGTTAACCGCGGTTCCGTTTCCAATACATTCATCGGTCCCAATACCTCTACCCCCGAATCGCTGGGCATTCCCCGCTGGAACGGCACCCCCGAAGAAAACGCCGCCCTCCTGCGTACCGCCATGCGCTTCTTCGGTTCCATGAGCGTCGGCTTCACCCAGATGGACCCGGCTACTACCTTCAAACTTACCTATTCCTGGGGCCCCAACAACCGCCAGCAACTCGTCTGGGAAGATGTTGACGCCCCCTATGAAACCACTGACAAGCAGGTCCACCCCAATGACTGCATGAACGTCATCACCCAATCCAACATGGAATCCCAGGACCTCTTCAAATACAATCCCACCTGGCTGATGGCCCAGATCCGCTACGGCCGCGCCGCCAATATCCAGGAGCGCACTCAGGGCTTCGTCCGCACCCTCGGCTACTGGTGTCTCGCCAAAGGTCACAACGATACCGGCAATGCCTGCGGCTTCGGCGGTGTTTCCGGCCTCGGTGAAATGGGCCGCATGAACCGGATGATTACCCCCGAATACGGCCCTACTGTCGGCATCTTCCGCTACTACACCAATATGCCCCTGCCCAACGACAAGCCCATTGACGCCGGCATGCGCCGCTTCTGCTACACCTGTAAACTCTGTGCCGACCACTGCGGCGAGGGTGCCCTGTCCCACGAAACCAATCCCACCTGGGACACCGTCGGCCCCTGGAACAACCCCGGCCACGAGGCTTGGTTTGAAGATTCCCGCAAGTGCCGCGCCTGGAAGATGGACGCTGACTCCTGCGTTGCCGGCCGCTGCCTCGGTGTCTGCACCTTCACCAAATACACCGACGCCATCGTCCACGAGACCGTCAAGGCTGTTTCTTCCACCACCTCCGTCTTCAACGGATTCTTCCGCCAGATGGACGAACTCATGGGCTACGGCCTGCGCGACCCCGATGAGTTTTGGACTACCGCTCAGCCCATCGGTGGCCTCCGCTCCGATGTCGCTCAGAAATATCACTAA
- a CDS encoding Fur family transcriptional regulator → MSTQQQLLNQLKTAGYKLTPQRRAVIAALVKSANPVTNQSLHAALKPDHPEIGLVTVYRTMALLDKLGLLCRFNYGDHISFRAGPPEHHHHLVCRGCGNVVDFTDHCPLELQSAVERNTGFRITEHTLEFAGYCRSCQEA, encoded by the coding sequence ATGTCCACTCAACAACAACTACTCAACCAGCTGAAAACCGCCGGTTACAAATTAACCCCCCAGCGCCGGGCGGTGATTGCAGCCCTGGTCAAAAGCGCTAATCCAGTCACCAACCAATCCCTGCACGCTGCACTGAAGCCGGACCACCCGGAAATCGGATTGGTAACCGTATATCGGACGATGGCCTTGCTTGATAAACTTGGTCTGCTCTGCCGTTTTAATTACGGCGACCACATCAGCTTCAGAGCCGGCCCACCGGAACACCATCACCATCTGGTCTGCCGCGGCTGCGGCAATGTGGTGGATTTTACCGACCATTGTCCGCTGGAACTGCAATCCGCCGTTGAACGGAACACCGGTTTCCGCATCACCGAACATACTCTGGAATTCGCCGGTTACTGCCGGAGTTGTCAGGAAGCCTGA